From the Corythoichthys intestinalis isolate RoL2023-P3 chromosome 15, ASM3026506v1, whole genome shotgun sequence genome, one window contains:
- the elavl1a gene encoding ELAV-like protein 1a isoform X1, whose product MAVRRGHIQYFDQEAFDMSNGFDMPGEDAKDAKTNLIVNYLPQGMSQDDLRNLFSSVGEVESAKLIRDKVGGHSLGYGFVNYVNPSDAERAIESLNGLRLHSKTIKVSYARPSSDTIKDANLYISSLPRSMMQKDVEEMFSRFGRIINSRVLVDQSTGRTTSVSVPAVLTCSVACLSFYNAGMSRGKAFIRFDKRSEAEEAVKNLNGQKPPGASEPISVRFAADPNQVKNTQIISQLYHNQSRRFPGPMHHQAQRFRFSPMGVDHMGGMGGVGVPGNSASGWCIFIYNLGQDADESVLWQMFGPFGAVTNVKVIRDFNTNKCKGFGFVTMTNYEEAAMAIASLNGYRLGDKTLQVSFKTSKGHK is encoded by the exons CAGGAGGCATTCGATATGTCCAACGGTTTCGACATGCCGGGCGAGGACGCTAAGGATGCCAAGACCAACCTGATTGTCAACTACCTGCCACAGGGCATGTCGCAGGATGACCTGCGCAACCTCTTCAGCAGCGTCGGCGAGGTGGAGTCAGCCAAGCTGATTCGAGATAAAGTCGGAG gcCACAGTTTAGGGTATGGATTTGTTAACTATGTTAACCCTAGTGATGCAGAAAGAGCTATCGAATCACTGAATGGACTAAGGCTACATTCCAAAACTATCAAG GTGTCGTACGCACGGCCCAGCTCTGATACAATCAAAGATGCCAACCTGTACATCAGCAGCCTGCCCAGGTCCATGATGCAGAAGGACGTGGAGGAAATGTTCTCGCGCTTCGGACGAATCATAAACTCCCGAGTGCTCGTGGATCAGTCCACAGGTAGGACGACTTCTGTCTCTGTGCCAGCGGTTCTCACTTGCTCAGTCGCCTGTCTGTCCTTTTATAACGCAGGAATGTCCCGCGGCAAAGCCTTCATTCGTTTCGACAAACGCTCAGAGGCGGAGGAGGCGGTGAAAAACCTCAACGGGCAAAAGCCGCCTGGGGCCAGCGAGCCCATCTCTGTGCGCTTCGCGGCTGATCCCAATCAGGTGAAGAATACGCAGATAATCTCCCAGCTCTACCACAACCAGTCTAGACGCTTCCCCGGGCCCATGCACCACCAAGCGCAACGATTCAG GTTCTCCCCTATGGGCGTGGACCACATGGGTGGCATGGGCGGCGTAGGCGTGCCTGGCAACTCGGCCTCAGGCTGGTGTATCTTCATCTACAACCTAGGCCAGGATGCTGACGAAAGCGTCCTCTGGCAGATGTTCGGCCCCTTCGGCGCAGTCACCAATGTCAAGGTCATCCGCGACTTCAACACCAACAAGTGCAAAGGCTTCGGCTTCGTCACCATGACCAACTACGAGGAGGCGGCCATGGCCATCGCCAGCCTCAACGGGTACCGGCTAGGCGACAAGACCCTGCAGGTGTCCTTCAAGACCAGCAAGGGCCACAAGTAA
- the elavl1a gene encoding ELAV-like protein 1a isoform X4 produces MMQKDVEEMFSRFGRIINSRVLVDQSTGMSRGKAFIRFDKRSEAEEAVKNLNGQKPPGASEPISVRFAADPNQVKNTQIISQLYHNQSRRFPGPMHHQAQRFRFSPMGVDHMGGMGGVGVPGNSASGWCIFIYNLGQDADESVLWQMFGPFGAVTNVKVIRDFNTNKCKGFGFVTMTNYEEAAMAIASLNGYRLGDKTLQVSFKTSKGHK; encoded by the exons ATGATGCAGAAGGACGTGGAGGAAATGTTCTCGCGCTTCGGACGAATCATAAACTCCCGAGTGCTCGTGGATCAGTCCACAG GAATGTCCCGCGGCAAAGCCTTCATTCGTTTCGACAAACGCTCAGAGGCGGAGGAGGCGGTGAAAAACCTCAACGGGCAAAAGCCGCCTGGGGCCAGCGAGCCCATCTCTGTGCGCTTCGCGGCTGATCCCAATCAGGTGAAGAATACGCAGATAATCTCCCAGCTCTACCACAACCAGTCTAGACGCTTCCCCGGGCCCATGCACCACCAAGCGCAACGATTCAG GTTCTCCCCTATGGGCGTGGACCACATGGGTGGCATGGGCGGCGTAGGCGTGCCTGGCAACTCGGCCTCAGGCTGGTGTATCTTCATCTACAACCTAGGCCAGGATGCTGACGAAAGCGTCCTCTGGCAGATGTTCGGCCCCTTCGGCGCAGTCACCAATGTCAAGGTCATCCGCGACTTCAACACCAACAAGTGCAAAGGCTTCGGCTTCGTCACCATGACCAACTACGAGGAGGCGGCCATGGCCATCGCCAGCCTCAACGGGTACCGGCTAGGCGACAAGACCCTGCAGGTGTCCTTCAAGACCAGCAAGGGCCACAAGTAA
- the elavl1a gene encoding ELAV-like protein 1a isoform X2, giving the protein MSNGFDMPGEDAKDAKTNLIVNYLPQGMSQDDLRNLFSSVGEVESAKLIRDKVGGHSLGYGFVNYVNPSDAERAIESLNGLRLHSKTIKVSYARPSSDTIKDANLYISSLPRSMMQKDVEEMFSRFGRIINSRVLVDQSTGRTTSVSVPAVLTCSVACLSFYNAGMSRGKAFIRFDKRSEAEEAVKNLNGQKPPGASEPISVRFAADPNQVKNTQIISQLYHNQSRRFPGPMHHQAQRFRFSPMGVDHMGGMGGVGVPGNSASGWCIFIYNLGQDADESVLWQMFGPFGAVTNVKVIRDFNTNKCKGFGFVTMTNYEEAAMAIASLNGYRLGDKTLQVSFKTSKGHK; this is encoded by the exons ATGTCCAACGGTTTCGACATGCCGGGCGAGGACGCTAAGGATGCCAAGACCAACCTGATTGTCAACTACCTGCCACAGGGCATGTCGCAGGATGACCTGCGCAACCTCTTCAGCAGCGTCGGCGAGGTGGAGTCAGCCAAGCTGATTCGAGATAAAGTCGGAG gcCACAGTTTAGGGTATGGATTTGTTAACTATGTTAACCCTAGTGATGCAGAAAGAGCTATCGAATCACTGAATGGACTAAGGCTACATTCCAAAACTATCAAG GTGTCGTACGCACGGCCCAGCTCTGATACAATCAAAGATGCCAACCTGTACATCAGCAGCCTGCCCAGGTCCATGATGCAGAAGGACGTGGAGGAAATGTTCTCGCGCTTCGGACGAATCATAAACTCCCGAGTGCTCGTGGATCAGTCCACAGGTAGGACGACTTCTGTCTCTGTGCCAGCGGTTCTCACTTGCTCAGTCGCCTGTCTGTCCTTTTATAACGCAGGAATGTCCCGCGGCAAAGCCTTCATTCGTTTCGACAAACGCTCAGAGGCGGAGGAGGCGGTGAAAAACCTCAACGGGCAAAAGCCGCCTGGGGCCAGCGAGCCCATCTCTGTGCGCTTCGCGGCTGATCCCAATCAGGTGAAGAATACGCAGATAATCTCCCAGCTCTACCACAACCAGTCTAGACGCTTCCCCGGGCCCATGCACCACCAAGCGCAACGATTCAG GTTCTCCCCTATGGGCGTGGACCACATGGGTGGCATGGGCGGCGTAGGCGTGCCTGGCAACTCGGCCTCAGGCTGGTGTATCTTCATCTACAACCTAGGCCAGGATGCTGACGAAAGCGTCCTCTGGCAGATGTTCGGCCCCTTCGGCGCAGTCACCAATGTCAAGGTCATCCGCGACTTCAACACCAACAAGTGCAAAGGCTTCGGCTTCGTCACCATGACCAACTACGAGGAGGCGGCCATGGCCATCGCCAGCCTCAACGGGTACCGGCTAGGCGACAAGACCCTGCAGGTGTCCTTCAAGACCAGCAAGGGCCACAAGTAA
- the elavl1a gene encoding ELAV-like protein 1a isoform X3, with translation MAVRRGHIQYFDQEAFDMSNGFDMPGEDAKDAKTNLIVNYLPQGMSQDDLRNLFSSVGEVESAKLIRDKVGGHSLGYGFVNYVNPSDAERAIESLNGLRLHSKTIKVSYARPSSDTIKDANLYISSLPRSMMQKDVEEMFSRFGRIINSRVLVDQSTGMSRGKAFIRFDKRSEAEEAVKNLNGQKPPGASEPISVRFAADPNQVKNTQIISQLYHNQSRRFPGPMHHQAQRFRFSPMGVDHMGGMGGVGVPGNSASGWCIFIYNLGQDADESVLWQMFGPFGAVTNVKVIRDFNTNKCKGFGFVTMTNYEEAAMAIASLNGYRLGDKTLQVSFKTSKGHK, from the exons CAGGAGGCATTCGATATGTCCAACGGTTTCGACATGCCGGGCGAGGACGCTAAGGATGCCAAGACCAACCTGATTGTCAACTACCTGCCACAGGGCATGTCGCAGGATGACCTGCGCAACCTCTTCAGCAGCGTCGGCGAGGTGGAGTCAGCCAAGCTGATTCGAGATAAAGTCGGAG gcCACAGTTTAGGGTATGGATTTGTTAACTATGTTAACCCTAGTGATGCAGAAAGAGCTATCGAATCACTGAATGGACTAAGGCTACATTCCAAAACTATCAAG GTGTCGTACGCACGGCCCAGCTCTGATACAATCAAAGATGCCAACCTGTACATCAGCAGCCTGCCCAGGTCCATGATGCAGAAGGACGTGGAGGAAATGTTCTCGCGCTTCGGACGAATCATAAACTCCCGAGTGCTCGTGGATCAGTCCACAG GAATGTCCCGCGGCAAAGCCTTCATTCGTTTCGACAAACGCTCAGAGGCGGAGGAGGCGGTGAAAAACCTCAACGGGCAAAAGCCGCCTGGGGCCAGCGAGCCCATCTCTGTGCGCTTCGCGGCTGATCCCAATCAGGTGAAGAATACGCAGATAATCTCCCAGCTCTACCACAACCAGTCTAGACGCTTCCCCGGGCCCATGCACCACCAAGCGCAACGATTCAG GTTCTCCCCTATGGGCGTGGACCACATGGGTGGCATGGGCGGCGTAGGCGTGCCTGGCAACTCGGCCTCAGGCTGGTGTATCTTCATCTACAACCTAGGCCAGGATGCTGACGAAAGCGTCCTCTGGCAGATGTTCGGCCCCTTCGGCGCAGTCACCAATGTCAAGGTCATCCGCGACTTCAACACCAACAAGTGCAAAGGCTTCGGCTTCGTCACCATGACCAACTACGAGGAGGCGGCCATGGCCATCGCCAGCCTCAACGGGTACCGGCTAGGCGACAAGACCCTGCAGGTGTCCTTCAAGACCAGCAAGGGCCACAAGTAA